The Setaria viridis chromosome 2, Setaria_viridis_v4.0, whole genome shotgun sequence DNA window CACCGACCTCGGACGAATAGATGCACGAGCATATCTTGTCGCGTTTGATGTCCACCAAGACAACCAGGAAAGATCCCCAGTGGCAGTCGAGGTGGTCGCAGTTGGCACCGGCGGCGCAGATCACGGCCGTGGTCCAGCTTCTCGGGAACAGAAGCTGCTCGTCGGTGACGGGGTCCCCAGACGGCGAGCTTGATCCTCAGATGATCGTTCCCCCATGGCCACCACTCCAGCAGCACGCGGACGCGGCGGGCATCGACGGCGCGTCAGCCGTAGCGCGCAGGATGAACCAAGCGGAAGGAGGACGTGCACGTGGGAACCAAGTGTGCTGTTGGCCGGACGTCGCAGTCACCGTGTCTGCTGCCCCGACATAGGACGCCCAGGAGCGGGGCCGTGCAGTGGAACgcccggagccggcggcggagacgagGCGGCGCCAGAGCCTGCAGACGAGGGCGGCGCGGACGAGGCTCGCGGGGTCGTCCGGCGGGAAGCGGAGGACCTCTTCCACGAGCTCCTCCAACAGCTCCGGCACAGGCGGATGCAGCGGCGCCGCCATGCCTGCTTGGTCGGATGGAGGCGATCGAAGCGAGGGTTTGGTCGACGATTGACGACAAGGGCGGGTTGTGGGACGCGATCCGCTTTGCCTGGTCCGGTTCAAGTTCAACCAGGGTACGGTGCCGGCCGTTGTCCATGCCCGATTCCGGTTCGTATGAGCCAGGCCGAATACCACGCCAGCCTTTCAGGTACACGTGTACACCTTACCTCTGGTATCTTGTTTGGCTGAAACGCTAACGATTTGGCACGATCTCAAAGGGATACAAAGATGATGCTATAAAAATTCAGTAATCTTATTTTTAGTTGATAACTCAACCGTCCAATGTCAATCCAACCATCAGGATTGGGCGAAGACTCGAAGGATACCAAAGATTAAAGGATTATATTTTCCTAGGGTAATAATTTTCAAGCTTCATCCTTCCTTGTATGGCTTCATGTTCCTCTTGCAATTCGCTTGCCACCTGTCTCCCACCGATAGCCGTCACCACCTTGCCACCCAATTATTCCTTCACGGAGCTAACGTGTATCCGAGGATCTCAAAACTCTACGTCGTCTATATGTACAACCTCAAAACTTGGAACCTTAATATGTGCAAGAAAAACTATATTAGAAAAGGGCAAAAAAGAAAGGATAACAATTACTCGCCCATACACACATTTCCTCAATCTTATCCTATCGCCCACCATCCTCTTTGTCTCTTTTAATTTGTCATGTTGCCGGAGTTGATGACTGCTTCCGTCGCTAATTCTAGTGAAGTGCCCCGACCTCCATTGCCTCTTACTTGACTATAGCGACATCATCACTGCCCTCAACCACCACCAAACACTAAAATCTTGTTCGGTTTGAAGATCCCCAACAAGTCAAAATCCCCCTCAATCCCCTCCAATTCTCTTGGGTAGAGGATTAATCCATCCGCCATCATTTTTGCTCAGCTAGCCCATCGCCCCCACGCGTGCGAAGCCCTTGCCACCCCACCTCATCGCCATTGCGTATTTCACTATAATAGGTAAAACAATAAAACAACCTTCTTAGCTACCCCAAAACCCTTGAAGCCTTAAGAtcttaggcctggtttggttccggtgacttatttttagcacccatcacatcgaatgtttagatactaattaggagtattaaacatagactatttacaaaatccattacataagtggaggctaaacggcgagacgaatctattaagcctaattagtccatgatttgacaatgtgttgctacagtaaacatttgctaatgatagattaattaggcttaatagattcgtctcgccgtttagcctccacttacaTAATgcgttttgtaaatagtctacgtttaatactcctaattagtatctaaacattcgatgtgacacgtgctaaaaataagcaaaggtaaCCAAACGCACCGATGGCTCTTCCGTGCTAGGAataaatttttattttccttattatccttttttctaaaaaaaatttctgCCATTTTGTGTCTGCAGCCGGGAGCCTCCTAAATCCGGCGGGCTAAAAAAATAAGCATTTTGTGTGTCGGCACGCCCGAATTGCTAAATGGATCAGTAATAATTCAGTAATATATATGCAGTGCCACTGACTCCTGGCCCCCACATGACAGAGCGCCGCTCGATCTGGACCGAGAAATTCCCCATCCCCACCCAAATCCTCGCAAATCGCAatccccgccaccaccgccgcccaaatcctcggcgccgccgctcgccggagtCCGGGGGTTCGGCCAAGCAAGCGGCATGGCGGAGGCGCTGACGGACGATCTCGTCGAGGAGATCCTCGTCCGCCTGGCGCCGGACGACCCCGTgagcctcctccgcgccgccgccgtgtgcaGGCGGTGGTGCCGCGTCGTCTCCGCCCCGGTCTTCCGCCGCCGGTTCGCCCTGCGCCACCGCGCGCCCCCCATGCTCGGCTTCCTCGCCAACCTCAGGGAcggcgacgatgacgacggctACGACTACGTCACCCGCTTCGTCCCCGCCACGCCCTTCCGCCCGCGCCACGCCGAGCGCCGCGACCGCCGCGCGCTCGacgcccgccacggccgcgtcctcctcgccACCATGCCCTGCGGACCCGACCTCGAGGTCTGGGACCCCGTCACGGGTGACCTGCGGAAGCTTCCCGCGCTGCCGGTGCGCTCGCCTTTCAGCTGGAACGCGGCGGTGGTCTGCGCCGCCCACGGCTCCTGCACCCACCTCGACTGCCGCCGCGGGCCCTTCCTCGTCGTCTTCCTGGAGTCCGACCTCCCTGATAAGATGCGCGTGTACGTCTACTCATCGGAGGCTGGCGCCTGGAGCGGGCCGATCTATGGCCCTCCATCCCCATCATATGGGATCGAATTGGTTCCTACTTCCCTTGTGGGGAATGGACTCCATTTCTTGATTGATGCAACCAACAGCATTCTCAAGTACGATTTGACCATGAGGAGCGTGTCTGAGTCTGAGGTTCCCTTGGCCATGAGGAACCCGTCTGAGATTCCCCTGCCTCCCGGTTTCCATTCGGACTTTGCGGTGCTCACGACATTGGAGGATGGTGTGTTGGGATTCGCAAGGGTGGAGAACTACAGACTCTGGCTCTGGTCAATGGAGACAAGTCCTGAAGGAGATGCTATATGGGTACAAAAAGGATCCATTG harbors:
- the LOC117842917 gene encoding uncharacterized protein, with product MAEALTDDLVEEILVRLAPDDPVSLLRAAAVCRRWCRVVSAPVFRRRFALRHRAPPMLGFLANLRDGDDDDGYDYVTRFVPATPFRPRHAERRDRRALDARHGRVLLATMPCGPDLEVWDPVTGDLRKLPALPVRSPFSWNAAVVCAAHGSCTHLDCRRGPFLVVFLESDLPDKMRVYVYSSEAGAWSGPIYGPPSPSYGIELVPTSLVGNGLHFLIDATNSILKYDLTMRSVSESEVPLAMRNPSEIPLPPGFHSDFAVLTTLEDGVLGFARVENYRLWLWSMETSPEGDAIWVQKGSIELETLLGVDASSIQNDYVGFAHGVGVFFVGTEDAWFSIDLKSGQVREEDCGDGDTFGVVPYTSFYTPDLHQYGLAPL